One Scyliorhinus canicula unplaced genomic scaffold, sScyCan1.1, whole genome shotgun sequence genomic region harbors:
- the LOC119959439 gene encoding gastrula zinc finger protein XlCGF7.1-like: MEGKSTDYSGGKLCPVCGQDFNQSSGFLEHNCSHDREMPWKCGDCEKGFHYPCQLETHRRSHTGEKPFTCSQCGKGFGHTFTLLRHQQIHTQERTFMCTVCGLGFNWSSNLALHQRVHTGEKPFTCSQCGKTFAHSYTLRTHERVHTGERPFICFQSGKGFTHSANLLRHQRVHTGERPFTCSQCGKGFTQSSHLLAHRYIHTGDRQFTCSVCGMGFSQSSDLLKHQQIHK, encoded by the coding sequence atggaaggaaaaagcaccgaTTACAGTGGGGGgaaactgtgccctgtgtgtggacaAGATTTCAACCAATCATCTGGATTTTTGGAACATAATTGCAGTCACGACAGGGAGATGCCTTGGAAATGTGGtgactgtgagaagggattcCATTACCCATGCCagttggaaactcatcgacgcagccacactggggagaagccattcacctgctcccagtgtgggaagggatttggtcACACATTCACTCTACTgagacaccagcaaattcacactcaGGAGAGGACATTCATGTGCACTGTGTGTGGGTTGGGATTCAATTGGTCATCCAACCTGGcattacaccagcgagttcacactggggagaagccgttcacctgctcccagtgtgggaagacatTTGCTCACTCATATACCCTGCGGACAcacgagcgagttcacactggggagaggccattcatatGCTTCCAgtctgggaagggattcactcactcagccaatctgctgagacaccaacgagttcacactggggagaggccattcacctgctcccagtgtgggaaaggattcacacaATCATCCCACCTACTTGCACATCGATACATTCACACCGGGGACAGGcaattcacctgctcagtgtgtgggatgggattcagtcagtcatccgacctgctgaaacaccaacaaattcacaaGTAA